From the Burkholderia ubonensis genome, one window contains:
- the cobT gene encoding nicotinate-nucleotide--dimethylbenzimidazole phosphoribosyltransferase produces MTPIDFLPDIAPLDASLRARLQHVIDHKTKPPGSLGQLEPLALQLGMIQRTERPLVQRPVTIVFAADHGIAAEGVSPYPQAVTAQMVANFLAGGAAINAFAGVAQSTLEIVDAGVASPLPASDRLIALPIARGTRNFAQEPAMTRDEAVAALAAGAARVRHHAALGTNVIGFGEMGIANTSSAACLMSRLLDVPIDACVGRGTGLDDQGLAHKRAVLGRALVRHSHAIAPLDVLATFGGFEIAMMTGAFLAAASERMTILVDGFIATSALLVAERLAPAVRDYCVFSHTSHEAGHRRMLEHFGAKPLLALDLRLGEGTGAALALPLVCAAAAFMSEMASFESAGVDDRDA; encoded by the coding sequence ATGACACCGATCGACTTCCTGCCTGACATCGCGCCGCTCGACGCTTCGCTGCGCGCGCGCCTGCAACATGTGATCGACCACAAGACCAAGCCGCCCGGCAGCCTCGGCCAGCTCGAGCCGCTGGCGCTGCAGCTCGGCATGATCCAGCGCACCGAGCGTCCGCTCGTGCAGCGTCCGGTGACGATCGTGTTCGCCGCCGACCACGGGATCGCGGCCGAAGGCGTGAGTCCGTATCCGCAGGCCGTGACCGCGCAGATGGTCGCGAACTTCCTTGCCGGCGGCGCGGCGATCAACGCGTTCGCGGGCGTCGCGCAGAGCACGCTCGAGATCGTCGACGCGGGCGTCGCGTCACCGCTGCCCGCGTCCGACCGGCTGATCGCGCTGCCGATCGCGCGCGGCACACGCAACTTCGCGCAAGAGCCCGCGATGACGCGCGACGAGGCCGTCGCCGCGCTCGCGGCCGGCGCGGCCCGCGTGCGTCATCATGCGGCGCTCGGCACCAATGTGATCGGCTTCGGCGAGATGGGCATCGCGAACACGTCGTCCGCCGCGTGCCTGATGAGCCGCCTGCTCGACGTGCCGATCGACGCCTGCGTCGGGCGCGGCACCGGCCTCGACGACCAGGGGCTCGCGCACAAGCGCGCGGTGCTCGGGCGCGCGCTCGTGCGGCATTCGCATGCGATCGCGCCGCTCGACGTGCTCGCGACGTTCGGCGGCTTCGAGATCGCGATGATGACGGGCGCGTTTCTCGCGGCGGCGAGCGAGCGGATGACGATCCTCGTCGACGGCTTCATCGCGACGTCCGCGCTGCTGGTCGCCGAGCGGCTCGCGCCGGCCGTGCGCGACTACTGCGTGTTCTCGCACACGTCGCACGAGGCGGGGCACCGCCGGATGCTCGAGCATTTCGGCGCGAAGCCGCTGCTCGCGCTGGACCTGCGGCTCGGCGAGGGCACCGGCGCGGCGCTCGCGCTGCCGCTCGTGTGTGCGGCGGCGGCGTTCATGAGCGAGATGGCGAGCTTCGAATCCGCGGGCGTCGACGATCGTGACGCCTGA
- a CDS encoding adenosylcobinamide-GDP ribazoletransferase codes for MTPDRTTGLRAELRYFFVALGYFTRVPVPRAIGYAAGDLDQAARYFPLVGACVGACGALVYLAALRVFPASIAVGLSIAATLLATGAFHEDGLADSCDAFGGGYTRDDVLRIMHDSRIGTFGAAALVIALGLKWQALAALPPLRAAWTMIAAHAASRVAAVSLLMSLDYVRAEGKAKPVARRMGPRAALVAAAFGLPWLFWPDWRMGVAALGALVLLRAWLARYLVRRIGGYTGDCLGFAQQLCELTIYLVVLGWTSS; via the coding sequence GTGACGCCTGACCGGACGACCGGCCTGCGCGCCGAGCTGCGTTACTTCTTCGTCGCGCTCGGCTATTTCACGCGCGTGCCGGTGCCGCGCGCGATCGGCTATGCGGCGGGCGATCTCGATCAGGCCGCGCGCTACTTCCCGCTGGTCGGCGCATGCGTCGGCGCGTGCGGCGCGCTCGTCTACCTGGCCGCGCTGCGCGTGTTCCCGGCATCGATCGCGGTCGGCCTGTCGATCGCCGCCACGCTGCTCGCGACCGGTGCGTTTCACGAGGACGGCCTTGCCGACAGCTGCGACGCGTTCGGCGGCGGCTACACGCGCGACGACGTGCTGCGCATCATGCACGACTCGCGGATCGGCACGTTCGGCGCCGCCGCGCTCGTGATCGCGCTCGGCCTGAAGTGGCAGGCGCTCGCTGCGCTGCCGCCGCTGCGCGCCGCGTGGACGATGATCGCCGCGCACGCGGCGAGCCGCGTGGCGGCGGTGAGCCTCTTGATGTCGCTCGACTACGTGCGGGCGGAAGGCAAGGCGAAGCCGGTCGCGCGGCGAATGGGGCCGCGCGCCGCGCTCGTCGCGGCGGCGTTCGGGCTGCCGTGGCTGTTCTGGCCGGACTGGCGCATGGGCGTCGCCGCGCTCGGCGCGCTCGTGCTGCTGCGCGCGTGGCTCGCGCGCTATCTGGTTCGGCGGATCGGCGGCTATACCGGCGATTGCCTGGGCTTCGCGCAGCAACTGTGCGAATTGACGATCTATCTGGTCGTGCTCGGATGGACGTCGTCCTGA
- the cobC gene encoding alpha-ribazole phosphatase has product MDVVLIRHPAVAVDPGVCYGRSDVPLAASAQAGAQGVRERLDALRAPLPQRIWSSPLARCASVGERLAQAIGVPLQYDGCWQEMDFGAWEMQRWDDIDRAALDAWAADLMHACPHGGESVARFAARVAQGIDATVQAGAPQWAVTHAGVIRAFASQVLRVPLDALLSRPVPFGGIVWLRMRDAAGAWEIVHWDA; this is encoded by the coding sequence ATGGACGTCGTCCTGATTCGCCATCCGGCAGTCGCCGTCGATCCGGGCGTGTGCTACGGACGCAGCGACGTGCCGCTCGCCGCATCGGCGCAGGCCGGCGCGCAGGGGGTGCGCGAGCGGCTCGACGCGTTGCGCGCGCCATTGCCGCAGCGCATCTGGTCGAGCCCGCTCGCGCGTTGCGCGTCGGTCGGCGAACGGCTTGCGCAGGCGATCGGCGTGCCGTTGCAGTACGACGGATGCTGGCAGGAGATGGACTTCGGCGCGTGGGAGATGCAGCGCTGGGACGACATCGACCGCGCGGCGCTCGATGCGTGGGCCGCCGATCTGATGCATGCCTGCCCGCACGGCGGCGAAAGCGTCGCGCGCTTCGCCGCGCGGGTCGCGCAAGGCATCGACGCGACCGTGCAGGCCGGCGCGCCGCAATGGGCGGTCACGCATGCCGGCGTGATCCGCGCGTTTGCGTCGCAGGTGCTGCGCGTGCCGCTCGACGCGCTGTTGTCGCGGCCGGTGCCGTTCGGCGGCATCGTGTGGCTGCGCATGCGCGATGCGGCCGGCGCGTGGGAGATCGTGCACTGGGATGCGTGA
- a CDS encoding cobalamin-binding protein, translating into MTNDARRCLPALAALIALGAAPLAHADVSARDDAGNTVTLPAPAQRVVSLAPHATELIYAAGGGAMLVGTVTYSDYPSAARAVPRVGDNKSLDLERIAALKPDLIVVWRHGNAERQTDALRALHIPLFYSEPKRLDDIATSLRQLGALLGTQPAADAAAASFTRDVAALRTRYAARPSVTVFFQVWDRPLVTLNGTHLISDVIALCGGRNVFASLKPLVPTVTDEAVLAANPEAIVTTSAGATPSNDALPSLARWRAWPALTAVARGNLFAIDGDLLTRASPRVAQGAAALCEDLDAARTRRPAS; encoded by the coding sequence ATGACGAACGACGCGCGCCGCTGCCTGCCGGCGCTTGCGGCACTGATCGCGCTCGGCGCCGCCCCGCTCGCGCATGCGGACGTCAGCGCACGCGACGACGCCGGCAACACGGTCACGCTTCCCGCGCCCGCGCAGCGCGTGGTCAGCCTCGCGCCGCACGCGACCGAGCTGATCTATGCGGCGGGCGGCGGCGCGATGCTCGTCGGCACGGTCACGTACAGCGACTACCCGAGCGCCGCGAGAGCGGTGCCGCGCGTCGGCGACAACAAGTCGCTCGATCTCGAGCGCATCGCCGCGCTGAAGCCCGACCTGATCGTCGTCTGGCGTCACGGCAACGCCGAGCGGCAGACCGATGCGCTGCGCGCATTGCACATCCCGCTGTTCTACAGCGAGCCGAAACGTCTCGACGACATCGCGACGTCGCTGCGCCAGCTCGGCGCGCTGCTCGGCACGCAGCCCGCGGCCGACGCGGCGGCGGCATCGTTCACGCGCGACGTCGCTGCGCTGCGCACGCGCTATGCGGCGCGCCCGAGCGTCACGGTGTTCTTCCAGGTGTGGGACCGGCCGCTGGTGACGCTCAACGGCACGCATCTGATCAGCGACGTGATCGCGCTATGCGGCGGCCGCAACGTGTTCGCGTCGCTCAAGCCGCTCGTGCCGACGGTGACCGACGAGGCCGTGCTCGCGGCCAATCCCGAAGCGATCGTGACGACGAGCGCCGGTGCGACGCCGTCGAACGACGCGCTGCCGAGCCTTGCGCGCTGGCGCGCGTGGCCGGCGCTGACGGCCGTCGCGCGCGGCAACCTGTTCGCGATCGACGGCGACCTGCTGACCCGCGCGTCGCCGCGCGTCGCGCAGGGCGCGGCCGCGCTGTGCGAGGACCTCGACGCGGCACGCACGCGGCGGCCCGCAAGCTGA
- the cobD gene encoding threonine-phosphate decarboxylase CobD, translating into MSDTRIAHGGNLHDAARRHGIPYDAWLDLSTGINPVGYPVPPVPADVWRRLPDDGDGLAACAADYYGAPDPAHVLPVAGSQAAIRALPALLPAGDVGVAPLAYGEYGPAFARRGHRVAPLDIAVDTLPATLRHVIVGNPNNPTAERVAAGRLLGWHAQLAARGGTLIVDEAFADTGATGSLAACVNRPGLVVLRSVGKFFGLAGIRAGFVLAHPELIVPLRDTLGAWTVGGPARHAVAAAFADRAWQAAARERLAADGARLAALLRGHGCVVHSTPLFSWTADPRAADLHAALARHGIWTRHFAQPSSVRFGVPGNDDEWRRLERALAQCVPALRAQP; encoded by the coding sequence ATGTCTGACACCCGCATCGCGCACGGCGGCAACCTGCATGACGCCGCGCGCCGCCACGGCATTCCGTACGACGCGTGGCTCGACCTGTCGACCGGCATCAACCCGGTCGGCTATCCGGTGCCGCCCGTGCCCGCCGACGTGTGGCGCCGGCTGCCCGACGACGGCGACGGGCTCGCCGCGTGCGCGGCCGATTACTACGGCGCGCCGGACCCGGCGCACGTGCTGCCGGTCGCCGGCAGCCAGGCCGCGATCCGCGCGCTGCCCGCGCTGCTGCCCGCCGGCGACGTGGGCGTTGCACCACTCGCGTACGGCGAATACGGGCCCGCGTTCGCGCGACGCGGCCATCGCGTCGCACCGCTCGACATCGCCGTCGACACGCTGCCCGCGACGCTGCGTCACGTGATCGTCGGGAATCCGAACAACCCGACTGCCGAGCGCGTCGCCGCCGGGCGCCTGCTCGGCTGGCATGCGCAGCTGGCGGCGCGCGGCGGCACGCTGATCGTCGACGAGGCGTTCGCCGATACGGGCGCGACCGGCTCGCTCGCTGCTTGCGTGAACCGCCCGGGTCTCGTCGTCCTGCGCTCGGTCGGCAAGTTCTTCGGCCTCGCCGGCATCCGCGCCGGTTTCGTGCTGGCCCATCCCGAGCTGATCGTCCCGCTGCGCGACACGCTGGGCGCGTGGACGGTCGGCGGCCCCGCGCGTCACGCGGTGGCCGCCGCGTTCGCCGACCGTGCGTGGCAGGCGGCCGCCCGCGAACGGCTCGCCGCGGACGGTGCGCGGCTCGCGGCGCTGCTGCGGGGACACGGCTGCGTCGTGCATTCGACGCCGCTGTTCAGCTGGACCGCCGATCCTCGCGCGGCGGACTTGCATGCGGCGCTGGCGCGGCACGGCATCTGGACACGCCATTTCGCGCAGCCGTCGAGCGTGCGCTTCGGCGTGCCCGGCAACGACGACGAATGGCGGCGTCTCGAGCGCGCGCTTGCACAGTGCGTGCCGGCATTGCGCGCGCAGCCGTGA
- the cbiB gene encoding adenosylcobinamide-phosphate synthase CbiB has product MLMLSLPTVAMLAVIAVIVDRVVGEPSAAHPLVAFGRLAARIEAVLNTGRRGRLAGIAAWLAAVAPPVLIAVWLATALPTPLAAALHVALLWFALGAKSLADHLAPIAAALFRHDLPGARALTARIVSRDTSAADEGALSRAAVESALENGNDAIFGALFWFVIAGGPGALMFRLANTLDAMWGYRTPRFLTFGWAAARIDDLLNWAPARVTAASYALLGDTASAWRCWRTQARHWDSPNAGPVMAAGAGSLNVQLGGPAVYHGELEHRPVLGAGSPASAAHIVAALSLVTRTLALWLALLVASAILVMGTQHV; this is encoded by the coding sequence ATGCTGATGCTGTCGTTGCCCACGGTCGCGATGCTCGCGGTCATCGCGGTGATCGTCGACCGCGTGGTCGGCGAGCCGTCGGCCGCGCATCCGCTCGTCGCGTTCGGGCGGCTCGCCGCGCGCATCGAAGCGGTGCTGAACACGGGCCGGCGCGGCCGCCTGGCGGGCATCGCCGCGTGGCTCGCGGCCGTCGCGCCGCCGGTCCTGATCGCCGTGTGGCTGGCCACCGCGCTGCCCACGCCGCTCGCGGCCGCGCTGCACGTCGCGCTGCTGTGGTTCGCGCTCGGCGCGAAGAGTCTCGCCGACCATCTCGCGCCGATCGCCGCCGCGCTGTTCCGGCACGACCTGCCGGGCGCGCGCGCGCTGACCGCGCGCATCGTGTCGCGCGACACCAGCGCCGCCGACGAGGGTGCGCTATCGCGCGCGGCCGTCGAGTCGGCACTCGAGAACGGCAACGACGCGATCTTCGGCGCCCTCTTCTGGTTCGTCATCGCCGGCGGCCCCGGCGCGCTGATGTTCCGGCTCGCGAACACGCTCGACGCGATGTGGGGCTACCGCACGCCGCGCTTCCTGACCTTCGGCTGGGCCGCCGCACGGATCGACGACCTGCTGAACTGGGCGCCCGCGCGCGTCACGGCCGCGAGCTACGCGCTGCTCGGCGACACCGCGTCCGCGTGGCGCTGCTGGCGCACGCAGGCGCGGCACTGGGACAGCCCGAACGCGGGCCCGGTGATGGCCGCCGGCGCCGGCAGCCTGAACGTGCAGCTCGGCGGCCCGGCCGTCTATCACGGCGAACTCGAGCACCGCCCGGTGCTCGGCGCGGGTTCGCCCGCGAGCGCCGCGCACATCGTCGCCGCGCTGTCGCTCGTCACGCGCACGCTCGCGCTCTGGCTCGCGCTGCTGGTCGCGAGCGCCATCCTCGTCATGGGCACCCAACATGTCTGA
- the cobU gene encoding bifunctional adenosylcobinamide kinase/adenosylcobinamide-phosphate guanylyltransferase → MIPHDLTFVLGGARSGKSAHAERLAADCGRPVTYIATAQAADAEFAQRIAHHRARRPASWGFADAPVELAETLARLDDPGACLLVDCLTLWLTNLLCPAEGEPHDDAHYEARVAALEAALRDARAKVIVVSNEIGLGVVPLGAVTRRYVDELGRLNQRVAALATRVTLLVAGVPVAIKTEPASC, encoded by the coding sequence ATGATTCCGCACGACCTCACCTTCGTCCTCGGCGGCGCACGCTCGGGCAAGAGCGCGCATGCCGAGCGGCTCGCGGCCGACTGCGGCCGCCCCGTCACCTATATCGCGACCGCGCAGGCCGCCGACGCCGAATTCGCGCAGCGCATCGCCCATCATCGCGCGCGCCGGCCCGCGAGCTGGGGATTCGCCGACGCGCCCGTCGAGCTCGCCGAAACCCTCGCGCGGCTCGACGATCCCGGCGCGTGCCTGCTCGTCGACTGCCTGACGCTGTGGCTCACGAACCTGCTGTGCCCGGCCGAAGGCGAACCGCACGACGACGCACACTACGAAGCGCGCGTCGCCGCGCTCGAAGCCGCGCTGCGCGACGCCCGCGCAAAGGTGATCGTCGTCAGCAACGAGATCGGGCTCGGCGTCGTGCCGCTCGGCGCGGTGACGCGCCGCTACGTCGACGAGCTCGGCCGCCTGAACCAGCGCGTCGCCGCGCTCGCGACCCGCGTCACGCTGCTCGTCGCCGGGGTGCCGGTCGCGATCAAGACGGAGCCCGCGTCATGCTGA
- a CDS encoding cobyric acid synthase, with protein sequence MNAPEPRPRGTLMIQGTTSDAGKSTLVAGLCRLARRAGARVAPFKPQNMALNSAVTADGGEIGRAQALQALAAGVATHTDFNPVLLKPTSDRGAQVIIHGKARANLNARAYHDYKPVAFDAVLESYARLRAGYDTVIVEGAGSPAEINLREGDIANMGFAERVDCPVVLVADIDRGGVFAHLVGTLACLSDSERARVRGFVINRFRGDFKLLEPGLDWLRAQTGKPVFGVLPYLHGLTLDAEDMLPAQARSGAAHAGGRVLRVVVPALPRISNHTDFDPLRAHPQVEFTYWKSGPVPAADLLILPGSKSVQRDLAWLRDAGWDAAIRRHLRYGGKVIGICGGMQMLGRSLDDPLGLEGAPGSVPGLGLLEFDTTLQPDKTLKNVTGRLALPGGAAVHGYEIHMGETRGPALAAPALELTADGAAAAHADGARSDDGQILATYVHGLFDAPDACAALLAWAGLDAAERIDYPALREASLERLADTFAAHLDLPALYAEFR encoded by the coding sequence ATGAATGCACCCGAGCCGCGGCCGCGCGGCACGCTGATGATCCAGGGCACGACGTCGGACGCCGGCAAGAGCACGCTCGTCGCGGGCCTGTGCCGCCTGGCGCGCCGCGCCGGCGCGCGCGTCGCGCCGTTCAAGCCGCAGAACATGGCGCTCAACAGCGCGGTGACGGCCGACGGCGGCGAGATCGGCCGCGCGCAGGCGCTGCAGGCGCTCGCCGCGGGCGTCGCGACGCATACCGATTTCAACCCCGTGCTGCTCAAGCCGACCAGCGACCGCGGCGCGCAGGTGATCATCCACGGCAAGGCGCGCGCGAACCTGAACGCGCGGGCGTACCACGACTACAAGCCGGTCGCGTTCGACGCGGTGCTCGAATCGTATGCGCGGCTGCGCGCCGGCTACGACACGGTGATCGTCGAGGGCGCGGGCAGCCCGGCCGAGATCAACCTGCGCGAAGGCGACATCGCGAACATGGGCTTCGCCGAGCGGGTCGACTGCCCGGTCGTGCTGGTCGCCGACATCGACCGCGGCGGCGTGTTCGCGCATCTGGTCGGCACGCTCGCGTGCCTGTCGGACAGCGAGCGCGCGCGGGTGCGCGGCTTCGTGATCAACCGCTTCCGCGGCGACTTCAAGCTGCTCGAACCGGGCCTCGACTGGCTGCGCGCGCAGACCGGCAAGCCGGTGTTCGGCGTGCTGCCGTACCTGCACGGCCTCACGCTCGACGCGGAGGACATGCTGCCCGCGCAGGCGCGCAGCGGCGCCGCGCACGCTGGCGGCCGCGTGCTGCGCGTCGTCGTGCCGGCGCTGCCGCGGATCAGCAACCACACCGATTTCGACCCGCTGCGCGCGCATCCGCAGGTCGAGTTCACGTACTGGAAGAGCGGGCCGGTGCCGGCCGCCGACCTGCTGATCCTGCCCGGCTCGAAGAGCGTGCAGCGCGATCTCGCGTGGCTGCGCGACGCCGGCTGGGACGCGGCGATCCGGCGGCACCTGCGCTATGGCGGCAAGGTGATCGGCATCTGCGGCGGCATGCAGATGCTCGGCCGCTCGCTCGACGATCCGCTGGGCCTCGAAGGGGCGCCCGGCAGCGTGCCGGGGCTCGGTCTGCTCGAGTTCGACACGACGCTGCAGCCGGACAAGACGCTGAAGAACGTGACGGGCCGCCTGGCCCTGCCGGGCGGCGCTGCCGTGCACGGCTACGAGATCCACATGGGCGAGACGCGCGGCCCCGCGCTCGCGGCGCCGGCGCTCGAGCTGACGGCCGACGGTGCGGCCGCCGCACACGCGGACGGCGCGCGGTCCGACGACGGCCAGATCCTCGCCACCTACGTGCACGGGCTGTTCGACGCACCGGACGCGTGCGCGGCGCTGCTCGCGTGGGCGGGTCTCGATGCGGCCGAGCGGATCGACTACCCGGCGCTGCGCGAGGCGTCGCTCGAACGCCTCGCCGACACGTTCGCCGCGCATCTCGACCTGCCGGCGCTGTACGCCGAATTCCGCTGA
- a CDS encoding DoxX family protein produces the protein MNPTRLQDLGATLLRVALGVLYLAHVAQKVFVFTLPGTAQFFASIGLPAWLAYVTTAVELAGGIALLAGFRVRVAALALLPFMLGATAAHLPNGWSFGAPHGGWEYPAFWAVTLAVQALLGGGAFALGAPRSA, from the coding sequence ATGAACCCCACCCGTCTGCAAGATCTCGGCGCGACGCTGCTGCGCGTCGCGCTCGGCGTGCTGTACCTCGCGCACGTCGCGCAGAAGGTGTTCGTCTTCACGCTGCCCGGCACCGCGCAGTTCTTCGCGTCGATCGGCTTGCCTGCGTGGCTTGCGTACGTCACGACGGCGGTCGAGCTGGCGGGCGGCATCGCGCTCCTCGCCGGCTTCCGCGTGCGTGTCGCCGCGCTGGCGCTGCTGCCGTTCATGCTCGGCGCGACCGCCGCGCACCTGCCGAACGGCTGGAGCTTCGGCGCGCCGCACGGCGGCTGGGAATATCCGGCGTTCTGGGCCGTGACGCTTGCCGTGCAGGCGCTCCTGGGCGGCGGCGCATTCGCGCTCGGCGCACCGCGCAGCGCGTAA
- a CDS encoding ParA family protein — protein sequence MTVIVVANPKGGVGKSTLSTNLAGYFAAQGAWVALADLDRQQSAHAWLDLRPVGLPAIEAWGLDPDAPSKPPRGLEYAVIDTPAGLHGNRLNVALQLADKVIVPLQPSMFDILATQHFLERLANEKAVRRGSVEVGIVGMRVDARTRSSEQLHRFVEGLDLPVLGYVRDTQNYVQLAAHGLTLWDVAKSRVDKDLEQWGPIVAWAERRAPKAEKAARAS from the coding sequence ATGACGGTGATCGTGGTGGCGAATCCGAAGGGCGGCGTCGGCAAGAGCACGCTGTCCACCAATCTCGCTGGTTATTTCGCGGCACAGGGCGCATGGGTCGCGCTGGCCGATCTCGACCGGCAGCAGTCCGCGCATGCGTGGCTCGACCTGCGCCCGGTCGGGCTGCCCGCCATCGAGGCGTGGGGGCTCGACCCGGATGCGCCGTCGAAGCCGCCGCGCGGCCTCGAGTACGCGGTGATCGACACGCCGGCCGGCCTGCACGGCAACCGGCTGAACGTCGCGCTGCAGCTCGCGGACAAGGTGATCGTGCCGCTGCAGCCGTCGATGTTCGACATCCTCGCGACCCAGCACTTCCTCGAACGGCTCGCGAACGAAAAGGCAGTGCGCAGGGGCAGCGTCGAAGTCGGCATCGTCGGGATGCGGGTCGATGCGCGCACGCGCTCGTCCGAGCAGTTGCACCGCTTCGTCGAGGGGCTCGATCTGCCGGTGCTCGGCTACGTGCGGGATACGCAGAACTACGTGCAGCTCGCCGCGCACGGGCTCACGCTGTGGGACGTCGCGAAGAGCCGCGTCGACAAGGATCTCGAACAGTGGGGCCCGATCGTCGCATGGGCGGAGCGCCGCGCGCCGAAAGCGGAGAAGGCCGCCCGCGCGTCGTGA
- the panD gene encoding aspartate 1-decarboxylase, producing MQRHMLKSKIHRVAVTHCELHYEGSCAIDEDLLEAANIAENERIDIWNINNGERFSTYAIKGERGSGMISLNGSAARRAQLGDLVIIAAFAMVDEAELQAGWKPNLVFVDDGNKIKGSRDHVPTQSWS from the coding sequence ATGCAGCGCCACATGCTCAAATCGAAGATCCACCGCGTGGCCGTCACGCACTGCGAATTGCACTACGAAGGCTCGTGCGCGATCGACGAGGACCTGCTCGAGGCCGCGAACATCGCGGAAAACGAGCGGATCGACATCTGGAACATCAACAACGGCGAACGCTTCTCGACCTACGCGATCAAGGGCGAACGCGGCAGCGGGATGATCTCGCTGAACGGCTCGGCCGCGCGGCGCGCGCAGCTCGGCGATCTCGTGATCATCGCGGCGTTCGCGATGGTCGACGAAGCCGAACTGCAAGCCGGCTGGAAGCCGAACCTCGTGTTCGTCGACGACGGCAACAAGATCAAGGGCAGCCGCGACCACGTGCCGACCCAGAGCTGGTCCTGA
- the panC gene encoding pantoate--beta-alanine ligase, giving the protein MKVISSIQELRDQLRGQNRTAFVPTMGNLHEGHLSLMRLARQHGDPVVASIFVNRLQFGPNEDFDKYPRTLQDDIEKLQKENVYVLFAPTERDMYPEPQEYRVQPPDDLGGILEGEFRPGFFTGVCTVVAKLMACVQPRVAVFGKKDYQQLMIVRRMCQQLALPVDIIAAETVRDTDGLALSSRNRYLAPAERQEAPELAKTLQRVRESVLGGERDLVKLEQHALAHLAGRGWAPDYISIRRRANLIAPSAAELEAGEPLVVLAAAKLGATRLIDNLEI; this is encoded by the coding sequence ATGAAAGTCATCAGCTCGATCCAGGAACTGCGCGACCAGTTGCGCGGCCAGAACCGCACCGCCTTCGTGCCGACGATGGGCAATCTGCACGAAGGGCACCTGTCGCTGATGCGCCTCGCGCGCCAGCACGGCGATCCGGTCGTGGCGAGCATCTTCGTCAACCGCCTGCAGTTCGGCCCGAACGAGGATTTCGACAAGTATCCGCGCACGCTGCAGGACGACATCGAAAAGCTGCAGAAGGAAAACGTCTACGTGCTGTTCGCGCCGACCGAGCGCGACATGTATCCGGAGCCGCAGGAATACCGCGTGCAGCCGCCGGACGACCTCGGCGGAATCCTCGAGGGCGAATTCCGGCCCGGCTTCTTCACCGGCGTGTGCACGGTCGTCGCGAAGCTGATGGCCTGCGTGCAGCCGCGCGTCGCCGTGTTCGGCAAGAAGGACTACCAGCAGCTGATGATCGTGCGCCGCATGTGCCAGCAGCTCGCGCTGCCGGTCGACATCATCGCGGCCGAGACCGTGCGCGACACCGACGGCCTCGCGCTGTCGTCGCGCAACCGCTATCTCGCGCCGGCCGAGCGCCAGGAGGCGCCGGAGCTCGCGAAGACGCTGCAGCGCGTGCGCGAAAGCGTGCTCGGCGGCGAGCGCGACCTCGTCAAGCTCGAGCAGCACGCGCTGGCGCACCTCGCCGGCCGCGGCTGGGCGCCCGACTACATCTCGATCCGCCGGCGCGCGAACCTGATCGCGCCGAGCGCCGCCGAGCTCGAAGCCGGCGAGCCGCTCGTCGTGCTCGCGGCCGCGAAGCTCGGCGCGACGCGCCTCATCGACAACCTGGAAATCTGA